One part of the [Pantoea] beijingensis genome encodes these proteins:
- a CDS encoding creatininase family protein has product MNMPSSRWWWDLSTREFSELEMEKVVVILPIGAVEQHGPHLPVRVDAAINAGIIARAVELMPADLPVLVMPALPIGKSDEHLSYPGTLTLPYDLLGKVWFEVAKSAWRAGARKIIFWNSHGGQPQLMEIVCRQLRVELEMFAVGASWFRTIDSSDLYCADELQHGIHGGESETSVMLHLHPELVQMQYAENFVSASVASAEKGGILTPEGGVSFGWMAEDLHPSGTTGNAASADAARGKIETERAAQALVQLVQEVQAFTPFPPSSL; this is encoded by the coding sequence ATGAATATGCCCTCATCCCGCTGGTGGTGGGATCTCTCGACGCGTGAGTTTAGCGAACTTGAAATGGAAAAGGTGGTGGTGATATTACCTATTGGCGCAGTGGAACAGCACGGCCCACACCTGCCCGTACGCGTAGATGCCGCGATTAATGCCGGTATTATTGCGCGCGCGGTTGAACTGATGCCGGCGGACTTACCGGTACTGGTGATGCCTGCGCTGCCAATCGGCAAATCTGATGAACATCTCAGTTATCCGGGAACGTTAACGTTGCCTTATGATCTCTTGGGAAAGGTATGGTTTGAGGTTGCGAAAAGCGCCTGGCGCGCTGGCGCACGTAAAATTATTTTCTGGAATTCACACGGCGGCCAGCCGCAACTGATGGAGATTGTTTGTCGCCAACTGCGCGTTGAGCTTGAGATGTTCGCCGTTGGCGCCAGTTGGTTTCGCACCATTGACAGTAGCGATCTGTATTGTGCCGATGAGCTACAGCATGGTATCCATGGCGGAGAGTCGGAAACCAGCGTGATGCTGCATTTGCACCCTGAACTGGTACAGATGCAGTATGCGGAAAATTTCGTTTCGGCCTCGGTAGCTTCGGCGGAGAAAGGTGGGATTCTAACGCCCGAAGGTGGCGTAAGCTTTGGCTGGATGGCTGAGGATCTTCATCCTTCCGGTACGACCGGTAATGCGGCCTCAGCGGATGCAGCCCGTGGAAAAATTGAAACAGAACGTGCTGCCCAGGCGTTAGTTCAATTGGTTCAGGAGGTACAGGCTTTTACGCCATTTCCGCCATCATCCCTTTAA
- a CDS encoding ABC transporter permease gives MMKKLLEKRLAPVDSSSAILITSLSAMLAAFVLAGLLFIPFGGNPLVAYGFLFSEAFGSLRGIGLTLVQATPLMLIALATIVIWRAGLGYIGFEGCFLVGAAAASWIALSGTPQGFPWTLPDWFYWPAVLIAAFVSGALWAGWVGALRVRFGGNDVLISLMANYVAIFLVQYLVSGPMRAVGDLPQTPRLPHDSWLPYLVNGMRMHWGLVIALFSTLFVWWLIRATPAGYEIIVSGLNLKAARYGGINVAKRQMSAVLLGGGLAALAGLCAVLGVQHRLMDGLSGGVGFIGVVVALLARLNPLLVIPTAILYGGLEVGGNAMQRQTGLPTSVVLILQSLVVLLILAGDILRYYRVRWPGTARSTPPLSEDTP, from the coding sequence ATGATGAAAAAGCTGCTTGAGAAACGCCTGGCCCCCGTGGACTCCTCCTCGGCAATATTGATCACCTCGCTGAGCGCAATGCTGGCCGCGTTCGTGCTGGCGGGCCTGTTATTTATTCCCTTCGGTGGTAACCCATTGGTTGCCTATGGTTTCTTGTTTAGCGAGGCCTTCGGCTCGCTGCGCGGGATAGGGTTAACGCTGGTCCAGGCAACTCCACTAATGCTTATTGCGTTGGCTACCATCGTTATTTGGCGCGCGGGGCTGGGCTATATCGGCTTTGAGGGGTGCTTTTTAGTTGGGGCAGCGGCGGCAAGCTGGATAGCGCTGTCCGGTACGCCACAGGGATTTCCCTGGACGTTACCGGATTGGTTCTACTGGCCTGCGGTGCTGATAGCGGCATTTGTCTCTGGCGCGCTGTGGGCTGGTTGGGTCGGAGCACTGCGAGTGCGGTTCGGCGGTAACGATGTGCTGATCTCATTGATGGCAAACTACGTGGCGATCTTCCTGGTGCAATATTTGGTGTCAGGCCCGATGCGTGCCGTGGGCGATCTTCCGCAAACGCCGCGGTTGCCTCACGACAGTTGGTTACCCTATCTGGTCAACGGTATGCGGATGCACTGGGGGCTGGTGATTGCATTATTCTCCACGCTTTTTGTCTGGTGGCTAATCCGCGCGACGCCTGCCGGATATGAAATTATTGTGAGCGGCCTGAATCTGAAAGCGGCGCGTTATGGCGGAATCAATGTCGCGAAACGGCAGATGAGCGCCGTGCTGCTTGGCGGCGGCCTGGCGGCGCTGGCGGGACTCTGTGCGGTGCTTGGCGTACAGCATCGCTTGATGGATGGACTCTCTGGCGGCGTAGGATTTATTGGGGTGGTTGTAGCGCTACTGGCCCGGTTGAATCCGCTGCTGGTGATCCCCACGGCAATCCTTTATGGCGGGCTGGAAGTCGGCGGTAATGCTATGCAGCGTCAAACGGGCTTACCCACTTCAGTGGTGCTGATCCTGCAAAGCCTGGTGGTATTGCTGATTCTGGCAGGCGATATCCTGCGCTATTACCGCGTACGCTGGCCGGGTACAGCACGTTCAACGCCACCGTTGTCGGAGGACACGCCATGA
- a CDS encoding ABC transporter permease, whose product MNELMNVNNAFIVTWLAAAVRLAGPVLLAALGEIYAERAGVLNIGIEGAILMGALGSYMTAVYSGSTVLGFMAGGVAGLVVGFLLAALYLRAHASQIVVGIVFNILAGGFATWIYSLMMGDRSSPTIAMLDPVAIPLLSDIPGLGPVLFKQPLPLWFTLALVVIAHYGLFHTRFGLSLRAVGENPRAAHAAGINVLKIRTWGVLLSCIGAGLAGSYLVTAQIGLFRDNIVSGQGFIALAIVIFGRWSPFKALIAAFIFGAADALQLSLQLFESTLPPQLLLALPYLLTILAMSGVVGRTVQPGALTQPYRKE is encoded by the coding sequence ATGAATGAATTAATGAATGTTAATAACGCTTTCATCGTCACCTGGTTGGCCGCTGCGGTGCGTTTAGCCGGGCCGGTATTGCTTGCCGCACTTGGTGAAATCTATGCTGAACGCGCCGGGGTACTGAATATCGGTATCGAAGGGGCCATCTTGATGGGGGCGCTGGGCAGCTATATGACTGCAGTATATAGCGGTTCCACAGTGCTCGGGTTTATGGCTGGAGGCGTTGCGGGGCTGGTGGTAGGTTTCTTACTGGCTGCGCTGTATCTGCGCGCGCATGCCAGTCAAATTGTGGTCGGTATCGTCTTTAATATCCTTGCGGGAGGGTTTGCCACCTGGATCTACTCATTGATGATGGGCGATAGGTCGTCACCTACTATTGCTATGTTGGATCCGGTTGCCATTCCACTGCTGTCCGATATCCCTGGGTTGGGGCCAGTACTATTCAAGCAACCGCTACCGCTCTGGTTTACTTTGGCGCTGGTGGTTATCGCCCATTATGGTCTGTTCCACACCCGATTTGGACTGTCTCTGCGTGCGGTCGGTGAAAACCCCCGAGCGGCGCATGCCGCGGGTATTAACGTATTGAAAATTCGTACCTGGGGCGTGTTGCTCTCCTGTATAGGCGCAGGGCTGGCAGGCAGCTATCTGGTGACCGCGCAGATTGGGCTTTTTCGCGACAATATTGTTAGTGGGCAGGGATTTATCGCTCTTGCTATCGTGATTTTTGGTCGCTGGAGCCCATTCAAGGCTTTAATCGCAGCGTTTATTTTTGGTGCTGCCGATGCCCTTCAGCTATCGCTTCAGCTATTTGAGAGTACGTTACCGCCACAGTTACTGCTGGCATTGCCTTATTTGCTCACCATCCTGGCAATGTCCGGCGTGGTGGGGCGCACGGTTCAGCCGGGCGCATTAACTCAGCCTTATCGTAAGGAGTAG
- a CDS encoding LysR family transcriptional regulator encodes MLQHRLLIYLDEVARCGSIRKAAARLHISASAINRQILALEETLGTPLFQRLPRKMVLTAAGETLIHHVRQSFKELEWAQIKIEELKGLRRGEVTVAMMSGLAANLIPRTAAEFRRANPRVKLILRQMTTGEDIINAVASGEADLGLGFDFELPPTLRTLASSVGRLGAVVAPGHILADKTSLRLSDCVPHSLVIADKSMVIRPYLNDLFARAKVTMQPVIETNSIEVMRQAAMVDQALTFLTPFDIEFDLRSGRLIYIPVRELSQQPQTLMLIGHDRGTSAIGSVLAETIKGMMAEMA; translated from the coding sequence ATGCTGCAGCACCGGTTGTTAATTTATCTTGATGAAGTGGCGCGGTGTGGATCGATCCGTAAGGCAGCGGCACGCCTGCATATTTCAGCCTCAGCGATTAACCGCCAGATCCTGGCGCTGGAAGAAACATTAGGTACCCCGCTGTTCCAACGACTGCCACGAAAAATGGTGCTGACCGCCGCTGGTGAAACGCTTATCCACCACGTACGGCAAAGCTTTAAGGAGCTGGAGTGGGCACAGATAAAAATTGAGGAGTTGAAAGGGTTACGGCGCGGTGAAGTAACCGTCGCAATGATGAGCGGTCTGGCAGCAAACCTGATTCCGCGCACGGCTGCCGAGTTTCGTCGGGCAAATCCGCGCGTCAAATTGATCCTTCGTCAAATGACCACCGGTGAAGATATTATCAATGCTGTCGCCTCCGGCGAGGCCGATTTAGGGCTCGGTTTCGATTTCGAACTCCCGCCGACGTTAAGAACCCTCGCATCGTCAGTTGGCCGTCTGGGTGCTGTGGTTGCGCCGGGCCATATTCTGGCAGATAAAACCAGCCTGCGTCTCAGCGATTGTGTGCCACATTCATTGGTTATTGCCGATAAAAGTATGGTGATCCGCCCTTATCTTAACGATCTTTTCGCACGAGCCAAGGTGACCATGCAGCCGGTCATTGAAACCAACTCCATTGAAGTGATGCGCCAGGCCGCGATGGTCGATCAGGCGCTCACCTTTTTAACACCGTTCGATATTGAATTTGATTTACGCAGCGGCAGATTGATCTATATTCCGGTGCGTGAATTGTCGCAGCAGCCGCAAACACTGATGCTGATCGGTCACGATCGTGGCACCAGCGCAATTGGCAGCGTATTAGCAGAAACGATTAAAGGGATGATGGCGGAAATGGCGTAA
- a CDS encoding BMP family protein has protein sequence MAGLSRRDFAKMLAGAVLLPTLTPLLSSKAQAADAHVKVALLLPGSIADGGWNTLAWQGLQSLKKQGYTVAYSESVPQAQMEQAIRGYADDGFALIIGHSFEYGSAFAEIAPEYPDTQFFASTFKPAEAAPPNVEYVDLAYIQAAYAAGALAALISTNGRAVGFVGGGDNPTQQGMMRAFIAGAEKARSGVKGLGVITGEYGNAAKGREAATTMIGNGADVIWHAADVTGLGALQGAAAAKVKAIGCYSDQKDIVPGTVACSFKQNLDWLVEEVGHSVANHQFSGGKEWQPSVAKSWSVIYGSGQFDSKLVSASAWQAFLAIWQQLDSGALLVKV, from the coding sequence ATGGCGGGTTTAAGTCGCAGAGATTTCGCAAAAATGCTGGCAGGAGCGGTGTTGTTGCCCACACTCACTCCGCTGTTATCAAGTAAAGCGCAGGCGGCAGACGCACACGTTAAAGTCGCGTTGCTGTTACCCGGCTCTATTGCTGATGGCGGCTGGAATACATTGGCCTGGCAAGGACTGCAATCGCTGAAAAAACAGGGCTATACCGTTGCCTACAGCGAGAGCGTGCCGCAGGCACAGATGGAACAGGCAATCCGTGGCTATGCCGATGACGGTTTTGCGCTCATTATCGGGCACAGCTTTGAGTATGGTTCTGCCTTTGCAGAAATTGCGCCTGAATATCCAGACACGCAGTTTTTTGCTTCTACATTCAAACCTGCTGAAGCTGCGCCGCCTAACGTTGAATATGTCGACCTGGCCTATATCCAGGCAGCATATGCAGCAGGCGCGCTGGCGGCATTGATCTCAACGAACGGTCGCGCTGTTGGTTTTGTCGGTGGTGGTGATAACCCTACACAGCAAGGGATGATGCGGGCCTTTATCGCGGGTGCGGAGAAGGCGCGTTCGGGTGTGAAAGGCCTGGGCGTTATTACCGGTGAATACGGTAATGCAGCGAAGGGACGTGAAGCGGCAACCACCATGATCGGCAATGGGGCGGATGTGATTTGGCATGCGGCAGATGTCACCGGACTGGGGGCGTTGCAGGGAGCCGCAGCGGCAAAAGTGAAAGCTATTGGCTGCTATTCCGACCAGAAAGATATTGTTCCAGGTACCGTCGCCTGTAGTTTTAAGCAAAACCTTGACTGGTTGGTGGAAGAGGTAGGGCACTCGGTAGCTAACCACCAATTTTCGGGCGGGAAAGAGTGGCAGCCCAGCGTCGCTAAAAGTTGGTCGGTGATCTACGGCAGCGGCCAGTTTGACAGCAAGCTGGTTAGCGCCAGTGCATGGCAGGCTTTTCTGGCTATCTGGCAGCAGCTTGATAGTGGCGCGTTACTGGTAAAAGTCTGA
- a CDS encoding cupin domain-containing protein, giving the protein MMNFRLTNVADAQVFRISPQDTNYFAVLFDKQQDDIDNIFVVEIFTVGGATPPNAHVHAHEFFYVLQGEGVASCNGNEVIIGKGDALLLHPGNEHLIRNTGNGKLYTLTVMTPNEGFAELIRSGEPMTLDEEDLRVLSGS; this is encoded by the coding sequence ATGATGAACTTCCGGTTAACTAATGTGGCAGATGCGCAGGTGTTTCGTATCAGCCCGCAGGACACGAACTATTTCGCCGTGCTTTTTGATAAGCAACAGGATGATATTGATAACATCTTTGTCGTGGAGATCTTCACTGTTGGTGGAGCAACACCGCCTAACGCCCATGTCCATGCGCATGAGTTCTTCTACGTGTTACAAGGCGAAGGTGTGGCCAGTTGCAATGGCAATGAAGTGATTATTGGCAAAGGTGACGCTTTGCTACTCCATCCGGGGAATGAACATCTTATCCGCAATACTGGCAACGGTAAGCTGTATACGCTCACGGTTATGACGCCAAATGAAGGATTTGCCGAGCTTATTCGCAGCGGTGAGCCCATGACGCTGGATGAAGAAGATTTACGCGTGCTGAGCGGGAGTTGA
- a CDS encoding ABC transporter ATP-binding protein, whose translation MRVALQNITKRFARVTANDRVSLTVKAGEIHALLGENGAGKSTLMQILYGLYHPDEGEIIVDGQPVQFRDPGDAIACGIGMVHQEFMLVQPMSVVENVILGLKENASGRLDLHAAAARLTALSKQHGLDVDPWAKVQHLPIGVQQRVEILKLLYRDAQVLILDEPTAVLTPQEKAGLFATLTSLRAEGRSVVIVTHKLYEIMAIADRVSVMRSGKMVDTVAVTETSETDLARRMVGRDVVLRVNKSPCRPGKEVLRVDSIALRDESGKQKIWRASLQVAAGEILGIAGVDGNGQSELADALLNLRSVEAGRIWLSGKDITEDSPAQRRAKGIGFIPADRRGVGSITSMSIADNAMLGAQQTFTRARGWLLDRGRIARHAQSIIAHFKVRTPDSEFEAGKLSGGNLQKLILGREVARNPRLLVVEQPTRGLDVGAVEAVWQGLLAAREQGCAIVMISAELEEILNLSDRIAVMYGGQIAGVLDAAEATPEKLGELMAGGKLKKGADDEKAA comes from the coding sequence GTGCGAGTTGCGCTTCAGAACATTACCAAACGCTTTGCCCGCGTGACCGCCAACGATCGCGTATCGCTGACGGTGAAAGCGGGGGAAATCCACGCGCTGCTCGGTGAGAATGGTGCGGGAAAAAGCACGCTGATGCAGATTTTGTATGGCCTCTATCACCCTGATGAAGGCGAAATTATTGTTGATGGTCAGCCAGTACAGTTCCGCGATCCGGGGGATGCCATTGCCTGTGGTATCGGCATGGTACATCAGGAATTTATGCTCGTTCAGCCAATGAGTGTGGTTGAGAACGTTATCCTGGGCCTGAAAGAGAACGCCAGTGGACGGCTCGATCTGCATGCGGCCGCGGCGCGGCTCACGGCGCTGTCGAAGCAGCACGGGCTGGATGTCGATCCTTGGGCGAAGGTGCAGCATTTGCCGATTGGTGTGCAGCAGCGGGTAGAGATCCTCAAGTTACTTTATCGTGATGCCCAAGTGCTGATTCTTGATGAGCCCACGGCAGTCCTGACGCCGCAGGAAAAAGCTGGATTGTTTGCAACGTTAACGTCGCTACGTGCCGAAGGTCGTTCGGTCGTTATCGTAACCCATAAGCTGTATGAAATTATGGCGATAGCCGATCGCGTATCGGTTATGCGTAGTGGAAAAATGGTCGATACCGTTGCGGTCACTGAAACGTCGGAAACAGATTTAGCCCGGCGCATGGTGGGACGAGATGTTGTGTTGCGCGTTAATAAATCGCCCTGCCGACCAGGAAAAGAGGTGTTGCGTGTCGACAGCATCGCATTACGTGATGAAAGTGGTAAACAGAAAATTTGGCGTGCATCACTTCAGGTGGCGGCAGGTGAAATTCTCGGGATTGCCGGTGTTGACGGAAACGGTCAGTCAGAACTGGCGGATGCATTGCTCAACCTCCGCAGTGTGGAAGCGGGACGTATCTGGCTATCCGGCAAGGATATTACTGAAGATTCACCGGCGCAGCGCCGCGCTAAAGGCATTGGATTTATTCCTGCCGACCGTCGTGGCGTAGGCTCGATCACCTCTATGTCTATTGCCGATAACGCGATGCTTGGCGCGCAACAGACCTTTACCCGTGCGCGCGGCTGGCTATTAGATCGAGGGCGTATTGCCCGCCATGCGCAAAGTATTATTGCGCACTTCAAGGTGCGTACACCGGACAGTGAATTTGAAGCTGGAAAACTCTCCGGTGGGAACCTGCAAAAACTCATCCTTGGAAGAGAGGTGGCCCGTAATCCGCGACTGTTAGTGGTGGAGCAACCCACTCGCGGTTTGGATGTCGGTGCCGTAGAAGCGGTATGGCAAGGGCTGCTGGCTGCTCGTGAACAAGGGTGTGCCATTGTCATGATCTCAGCCGAGCTGGAAGAGATTCTTAACCTCTCCGATCGTATTGCCGTGATGTACGGCGGTCAGATTGCCGGTGTGCTGGATGCGGCAGAGGCTACGCCGGAAAAACTGGGTGAACTAATGGCGGGCGGTAAACTGAAAAAAGGAGCGGATGATGAAAAAGCTGCTTGA
- a CDS encoding phosphoribulokinase, translating to MSSRHPVIAVTGSSGAGTTTTSLAFRKIFQQLNLHAAELEGDSFHRYTRPEMDLAIRKARDLGRHISYFGPEANDFGLLEETFSEYGRSGRGNSRKYLHTYDEAVPWNQVPGTFTPWQPLPEPTDVLFYEGLHGGVVTQQHNVAEKVDLLVGVVPIVNLEWIQKLVRDTSERGHSREAVMDSVVRSMEDYINYITPQFSRTHINFQRVPTVDTSNPFAARDIPSLDESFVVIHFRGLEDIDFPYLLAMIQGSFISHINTLVVPGGKMGLAMELIMGPLVKRLIEGKKIE from the coding sequence ATGTCATCCAGACACCCGGTTATTGCGGTCACGGGTTCAAGCGGCGCAGGAACCACGACGACCAGCCTCGCCTTCCGCAAAATCTTCCAGCAGCTTAATTTGCATGCAGCCGAACTGGAAGGTGATAGCTTTCATCGCTATACCCGTCCGGAAATGGATCTGGCAATCCGTAAAGCTCGTGATTTAGGGCGCCATATTAGCTATTTCGGACCGGAAGCAAACGACTTCGGGCTACTGGAAGAAACCTTTAGCGAATATGGCCGCAGTGGTCGCGGTAACTCACGTAAATATTTGCACACGTACGATGAAGCCGTGCCGTGGAATCAAGTGCCTGGCACCTTTACGCCGTGGCAACCGCTACCGGAACCCACTGATGTGCTGTTCTATGAAGGGCTGCACGGTGGCGTGGTAACCCAGCAGCACAATGTGGCGGAGAAAGTCGATCTGCTGGTGGGCGTAGTGCCGATCGTTAACCTGGAATGGATCCAGAAACTGGTTCGCGACACCAGCGAGCGCGGTCATTCGCGTGAGGCAGTAATGGATTCTGTCGTACGATCCATGGAAGATTATATCAATTACATCACGCCGCAGTTTTCACGAACCCACATTAACTTCCAGCGCGTGCCGACCGTCGATACCTCAAATCCCTTCGCCGCACGAGATATTCCCTCGTTGGATGAAAGCTTTGTGGTGATCCATTTCCGTGGGCTGGAGGACATTGATTTCCCTTACCTGCTGGCGATGATCCAGGGATCGTTCATTTCCCATATTAATACTCTGGTGGTACCGGGAGGCAAGATGGGGCTGGCGATGGAATTGATCATGGGGCCGCTGGTTAAGCGTCTGATTGAAGGGAAAAAAATTGAGTAA